In a single window of the Paenibacillus sp. MMS20-IR301 genome:
- a CDS encoding GAF domain-containing protein, with product MFQAMPYDGTRSERHEAVLGQLAALMEGEPNVIANLANASALLKLSLPDTNWTGFYLFDGKELVLGPFQGLPACIRIPLGRGVCGTAASERRTLVVGDVHAFPGHIACDAASNSEIVVPLIKGDTLYGVLDIDSPLKHRFDDEERRFLERFAAMVSEVL from the coding sequence ATGTTTCAAGCTATGCCTTATGACGGCACGCGCAGTGAACGGCACGAAGCCGTTCTCGGCCAGCTCGCGGCACTCATGGAAGGGGAGCCGAATGTTATTGCCAATCTGGCTAATGCATCGGCGCTGTTAAAGCTTTCTCTGCCGGACACCAACTGGACCGGTTTCTACTTATTTGACGGCAAAGAGCTTGTTCTGGGTCCTTTCCAGGGACTGCCGGCATGCATCCGCATTCCGCTTGGCCGCGGTGTATGCGGCACAGCTGCTTCAGAACGCCGGACGCTGGTTGTAGGCGATGTTCACGCCTTCCCCGGGCATATCGCCTGTGATGCTGCATCGAACAGTGAAATTGTGGTTCCGCTGATTAAGGGCGATACGCTTTATGGCGTACTGGATATTGACAGCCCGCTTAAACACCGCTTCGACGATGAGGAACGCCGCTTCCTTGAGCGGTTCGCAGCGATGGTATCCGAGGTACTCTAG
- a CDS encoding glycogen/starch/alpha-glucan phosphorylase: MFNDKETFKQVFREKLIGKLGKPLEEASNADIYNILGNMIRENAGKNWADTNQKFKVDKDKQVYYFSMEFLIGRLLGNNLLNMGVLEVVREGLAELGFCLQDIEEVEADAGLGNGGLGRLAACFLDSLASLQYAGHGCGIRYKYGLFEQKIVDGYQVELPDYWLRNDNVWEVRREDKQVEVRFWGQVETRWENGELFFEHKGYEAVRAVPYDIPVIGADRRHVNTLRNWSAESITEPTRVFGSRGGTDYHKFLEYKRSVESISEFLYPDDSEYEGKLLRLKQQYFLCSAGLQSIMRTFAKTGAPIDSLPDKVALHINDTHPTLLIPELMRILMDVHGLGWDQAWGMTTRMVSYTNHTILSEALEKWPINMVRELLPRIFLIIEEINARFCGELMSKYPGDQNRINQMAIIHDDQVRMAHLAIVASHSVNGVAALHTEILQKREMRLFNEMYPHRFNNKTNGITHRRWLQHANPELAGLISEAIGTRWIHHPQEMIGLIKYSEDASFQEQIAAIKRRNKLRLAEYITQKHGVQVDPDSIFDVQVKRLHAYKRQLLNVLHIMHLYNQIKDNPSLNIVPRTFIFGAKAAPSYHLAKRVIKLINTVADVVNNDPDINGKIRIFFLENYSVSLAEKIIPAADVSEQISTASKEASGTGNMKFMMNGALTIGTMDGANVEMHEMVGDNNMFLFGLRAEQVLDYYQYGGYHSRDIYYGDSRVKEVLDQLVNPGPICSNSQEFDALYQSLIDHNDEFFVLKDFASYVETHVKIDLAYRNQKEWLKKSIINIGHSGKFSSDNTISRYAAEIWNIHPLRV; this comes from the coding sequence TTGTTCAACGATAAAGAGACTTTCAAACAAGTGTTCCGCGAGAAACTCATCGGAAAATTAGGCAAACCGCTTGAAGAGGCTTCGAATGCCGATATTTATAATATCCTCGGCAATATGATCCGCGAGAATGCCGGTAAGAACTGGGCGGACACCAATCAGAAGTTCAAAGTTGATAAGGATAAGCAGGTATATTATTTCTCCATGGAGTTTCTGATCGGCAGGCTGCTGGGCAATAACCTGCTCAATATGGGTGTGCTGGAGGTTGTCCGTGAAGGTCTCGCAGAGCTTGGTTTCTGTCTGCAGGATATTGAAGAGGTAGAAGCCGATGCAGGGCTTGGCAACGGCGGTCTGGGCCGTCTGGCTGCCTGCTTCCTGGATTCGCTGGCTTCGCTGCAATATGCCGGCCATGGCTGCGGCATCCGCTACAAATACGGCCTGTTCGAGCAAAAGATTGTGGACGGCTATCAGGTTGAGCTGCCGGATTACTGGCTGCGCAATGATAATGTGTGGGAAGTGCGCCGTGAAGACAAACAGGTTGAAGTACGGTTCTGGGGGCAGGTTGAGACCCGCTGGGAGAACGGGGAGCTGTTCTTTGAGCACAAGGGCTATGAAGCGGTTCGGGCCGTTCCGTATGATATTCCCGTAATTGGTGCAGACCGCAGACATGTGAATACGCTGCGTAACTGGAGCGCTGAGTCCATTACTGAGCCTACAAGAGTGTTCGGCTCCCGGGGCGGGACGGATTATCACAAATTCCTGGAATACAAGCGCTCCGTAGAATCAATCTCGGAATTCCTCTATCCGGATGATTCCGAATATGAAGGCAAGCTGCTCCGGCTGAAGCAGCAGTACTTCTTATGCAGTGCAGGGCTGCAGAGTATCATGCGGACCTTCGCCAAGACAGGTGCTCCTATCGACAGCCTGCCAGACAAGGTGGCCCTGCACATTAATGACACGCACCCGACGCTGCTGATTCCTGAACTGATGCGTATACTGATGGATGTGCATGGTCTCGGCTGGGATCAGGCCTGGGGCATGACAACCAGAATGGTATCGTATACCAACCATACCATCCTTAGCGAGGCGCTGGAGAAATGGCCGATTAATATGGTAAGAGAGCTGCTGCCGCGCATCTTCCTCATTATTGAGGAGATCAATGCCCGGTTCTGCGGGGAGCTGATGAGCAAGTATCCGGGGGATCAGAACCGGATCAATCAGATGGCTATCATCCACGATGATCAGGTGCGGATGGCGCATCTGGCGATTGTAGCCAGCCACAGCGTTAACGGTGTAGCGGCGCTGCATACCGAAATTTTGCAAAAGCGGGAGATGCGCCTGTTCAACGAAATGTATCCGCACCGCTTCAATAACAAAACGAACGGGATAACGCACCGCCGCTGGCTGCAGCATGCCAATCCGGAGCTGGCCGGGCTGATTAGTGAAGCTATCGGCACCCGCTGGATTCATCATCCGCAAGAGATGATCGGACTGATTAAGTACAGTGAGGATGCTTCGTTCCAGGAGCAGATTGCTGCAATCAAACGCCGTAACAAGCTGCGGCTTGCTGAGTACATCACCCAGAAGCACGGCGTCCAGGTAGATCCTGATTCCATCTTCGATGTACAGGTCAAGCGCCTGCATGCCTATAAGCGCCAGCTGTTGAATGTGCTGCATATTATGCATCTGTACAATCAGATCAAGGATAATCCTTCTCTGAATATCGTGCCGCGCACATTCATCTTCGGTGCGAAGGCAGCTCCAAGCTACCATCTGGCCAAACGGGTTATTAAGCTGATCAATACCGTAGCCGATGTGGTGAACAATGACCCGGACATTAACGGGAAGATCCGGATCTTCTTCCTGGAGAATTATTCGGTATCCCTTGCGGAGAAGATTATTCCGGCTGCGGATGTCAGTGAGCAGATTTCTACGGCGAGTAAGGAAGCCTCAGGTACCGGGAATATGAAATTCATGATGAACGGCGCCCTGACCATCGGAACGATGGATGGAGCGAATGTAGAGATGCATGAAATGGTAGGGGATAATAACATGTTCCTCTTCGGCCTGCGGGCTGAGCAGGTGCTGGATTATTATCAGTACGGCGGGTACCACTCCCGTGACATCTACTACGGCGACAGCCGGGTGAAGGAAGTATTGGACCAGCTGGTTAACCCGGGGCCGATCTGCTCCAACAGCCAGGAGTTCGATGCGCTCTACCAGTCGCTGATTGACCATAATGACGAGTTCTTCGTCCTTAAGGACTTCGCCAGCTACGTGGAGACACATGTTAAGATTGACCTGGCCTACCGCAACCAGAAGGAATGGCTCAAGAAGTCAATTATCAATATCGGCCATTCCGGTAAATTCTCCAGTGACAATACGATCAGCCGCTATGCTGCGGAGATTTGGAACATCCATCCGCTCCGGGTATAA
- the glgD gene encoding glucose-1-phosphate adenylyltransferase subunit GlgD, with amino-acid sequence MKELMGVINLDHELDNLNELTYFRCGAAVPFASRYRLIDFVLSNMMHAELESVGLFVRRKYRSLMDHLGDGKSWDMNRKHGGLFILPPDWNDPTDTSLGDLQHYHNNLDFFKRAAAKYIVFSGSQHINTVDLQDVYQYHLEQGADVTMVYKQIDHLQPEHDPCLRVEVSDDNKVTNIHHEKHHPNVYLDIFIMEKKLFLEQVEHCIAHGESYFFRDAIQKNRHKFKISAYEYKGYHSVINSLESYYKNSLELLKQDNYFGLFKENPVQTKIKYEAPTRYLDSASVSNSLVANGCIIAGTVENSVIFRGVQVRKGAKIINSVIMQKCVIEENAVIENVIMDKDVHLSKERILVGDSRRPFVIAKSSKI; translated from the coding sequence ATGAAAGAGCTTATGGGCGTCATTAATCTTGATCATGAACTGGATAATCTAAATGAACTTACCTACTTCCGCTGTGGTGCAGCGGTCCCATTCGCCAGCCGTTACCGGCTGATTGACTTCGTCTTATCCAACATGATGCATGCAGAGCTGGAGAGCGTAGGGCTGTTTGTCCGGCGCAAATACCGCTCGCTGATGGACCATCTCGGTGACGGCAAGTCCTGGGATATGAACCGCAAGCATGGCGGATTATTCATTTTGCCGCCGGACTGGAACGACCCTACGGACACCTCCCTGGGTGATCTGCAGCATTATCATAACAATCTGGATTTCTTCAAAAGAGCAGCAGCCAAATACATCGTATTCTCCGGCAGCCAGCATATTAACACGGTTGATTTGCAGGATGTCTATCAATATCACCTGGAACAGGGCGCTGATGTTACCATGGTCTACAAGCAGATTGATCATCTCCAGCCGGAGCATGATCCCTGCCTGCGGGTTGAGGTCAGTGATGATAATAAAGTAACGAATATCCACCACGAGAAGCATCATCCCAATGTATATCTGGATATTTTCATTATGGAGAAGAAGCTGTTCCTGGAGCAGGTGGAGCACTGCATTGCCCATGGTGAAAGCTATTTCTTCCGTGATGCGATTCAGAAGAACCGCCACAAATTCAAAATTTCCGCATATGAATATAAAGGTTACCATTCAGTGATCAACTCTTTGGAGAGCTATTACAAGAACAGCCTGGAGCTGCTGAAGCAGGATAATTACTTCGGCCTGTTCAAAGAGAATCCGGTGCAGACCAAGATTAAATATGAAGCGCCTACCCGCTATCTGGACAGCGCCTCGGTCAGTAATTCGCTGGTAGCAAACGGCTGCATTATTGCCGGAACGGTGGAGAACAGCGTAATCTTCCGTGGCGTGCAGGTCCGTAAAGGCGCCAAAATCATCAACTCTGTAATCATGCAGAAATGTGTAATTGAAGAGAATGCCGTGATTGAGAATGTGATCATGGATAAAGATGTACATCTGAGCAAGGAGCGGATTCTCGTCGGCGACAGCAGGCGGCCGTTTGTCATTGCCAAGAGCAGCAAGATATAA
- a CDS encoding glucose-1-phosphate adenylyltransferase, whose amino-acid sequence MKKKEMVAMLLAGGQGKRLKGLTKSLAKPAVYFGGTYRIIDFPLSNCSNSGIDTVGVLTQYEPLVLHSYIGVGSDWDLNRKDGGVFVLPPHERENGSSWYRGTADAIYRNLKFVDQFDPEHVLILSGDHIYKMDYNAMLQYHKSKDADCTISVIDVPLEEASRFGILNTEDDLKIYEFDEKPAKPKSTLASMGVYIFKWDVLRKYLLADGENAGSSHDFGKDIIPMMLDDGNSLYAYPFEGYWRDVGTVASLWEANMDLLSDVPPLNLNDTGWRIFTRNPNQPAQYVAPGAKVSSCIINEGCTVYGEVKHSVLFYGVEVGEGSVITDSVIMPKVKIGKNVRIHKAIISENTVIEDYMEIGVERENEDEILLIDKRNKKTKSAAAKTI is encoded by the coding sequence ATGAAGAAAAAAGAGATGGTAGCCATGCTATTGGCGGGAGGCCAAGGGAAAAGGTTGAAGGGATTAACCAAATCGCTTGCCAAGCCGGCTGTTTATTTTGGGGGGACATACCGCATTATTGATTTCCCCTTAAGCAACTGCTCCAATTCGGGTATCGATACAGTTGGCGTACTGACACAGTATGAACCGCTGGTGCTGCATTCGTATATTGGTGTAGGCAGTGACTGGGATTTGAACCGCAAGGATGGCGGAGTATTTGTCCTGCCGCCGCATGAGCGGGAGAATGGAAGCAGCTGGTACCGGGGAACGGCAGACGCGATTTACCGCAATCTTAAATTTGTAGATCAATTTGATCCGGAGCATGTACTGATTCTGTCCGGAGACCATATTTACAAGATGGACTATAATGCTATGCTGCAATACCACAAATCCAAGGATGCCGATTGCACGATTTCGGTCATTGATGTTCCGCTGGAGGAAGCGAGCCGCTTCGGTATTTTGAACACGGAAGACGATCTGAAAATTTACGAATTTGATGAAAAGCCTGCCAAGCCGAAAAGCACACTTGCCTCCATGGGTGTATATATATTTAAATGGGATGTTCTCCGTAAATATCTGCTTGCTGACGGGGAGAATGCCGGCTCCTCGCATGACTTCGGGAAGGACATCATTCCGATGATGCTGGATGACGGCAATTCGCTGTATGCTTATCCATTCGAAGGCTACTGGAGAGATGTTGGTACCGTAGCAAGCCTGTGGGAAGCCAACATGGACCTGCTGAGTGATGTGCCTCCGCTGAATCTGAATGATACCGGCTGGAGAATCTTCACCCGCAATCCAAATCAGCCGGCACAATATGTGGCCCCGGGAGCGAAGGTCTCCAGCTGCATTATCAACGAGGGCTGCACCGTATACGGTGAGGTTAAGCATTCGGTGCTCTTCTACGGGGTAGAGGTGGGCGAGGGCAGTGTTATTACCGATTCCGTAATTATGCCCAAGGTCAAAATCGGTAAAAACGTCAGAATTCACAAAGCGATCATCAGTGAGAACACAGTCATTGAGGATTATATGGAAATCGGCGTCGAACGGGAGAATGAGGATGAAATTCTGCTGATCGACAAACGGAACAAAAAGACTAAATCAGCTGCAGCCAAAACCATATAA
- a CDS encoding response regulator transcription factor — MKAAQGVRLLLVDDEPHILQFLELGLINEGFEVQTAPDGASAVALAAEFKPHVVILDVMMPGMDGFEVCRYLRSEEAEIAVIMLTAKDEVDDRVKGLSLGADDYMVKPFSFDELLARIQARLRNQFPGLLGEVRCGPFRIDGRRKEIRHKDEVLELSPTEYELLQYLVINHGLVLSKPMILDKVWGYDFGGEENIVEVYIRSLREKLGDKEHRIIRTLRGAGYRVDLI; from the coding sequence ATGAAAGCTGCACAAGGCGTAAGGCTGCTTCTGGTAGATGACGAACCTCATATACTCCAGTTTCTGGAGCTTGGATTAATTAATGAAGGCTTCGAGGTACAGACTGCCCCGGACGGGGCCAGTGCAGTTGCGCTGGCTGCCGAGTTCAAGCCGCATGTTGTTATTCTTGATGTGATGATGCCCGGGATGGACGGCTTCGAGGTCTGCCGTTATCTCCGCTCTGAAGAGGCGGAAATCGCCGTAATTATGCTGACCGCCAAGGATGAGGTGGATGACCGGGTCAAGGGCCTGTCCCTCGGTGCAGATGATTATATGGTCAAGCCGTTCAGCTTCGATGAGCTGCTGGCCCGGATTCAGGCCCGGCTGCGCAACCAGTTCCCTGGCCTGCTCGGTGAGGTGCGCTGCGGCCCGTTCCGGATTGACGGCCGCCGCAAGGAGATCCGCCACAAAGACGAAGTGCTGGAGCTGTCACCAACGGAATACGAGCTGCTGCAGTATCTGGTCATTAACCATGGGCTCGTGCTGAGCAAACCCATGATTCTGGACAAGGTCTGGGGCTATGATTTCGGCGGCGAGGAGAATATTGTCGAGGTCTATATCCGCTCCCTCCGGGAGAAGCTCGGTGACAAGGAGCACCGGATTATCCGCACCCTTCGCGGTGCGGGGTACCGGGTAGACCTCATATGA